In Bosea vestrisii, a single genomic region encodes these proteins:
- a CDS encoding TRAP transporter small permease, translating into MAQDAISPPAKPGSKSPTDVFIESIEWIAAASVGIVAANIFLSVLLRYFFSISIPDSYDFGRMLLGILIFWGIAATSYRGAHITVDLIWDFAAPRNKRRIDIFATVVLLFVVLVQTIMLFDKVITTKIQNILTYDLQLPTWPFFAIAWLGDVSAVILIAIRTYRLIFYPTQTQQHDNSESTDSR; encoded by the coding sequence ATGGCGCAAGATGCGATCTCGCCGCCTGCCAAGCCAGGCTCCAAAAGCCCCACCGATGTTTTCATCGAAAGCATAGAATGGATCGCCGCGGCATCTGTTGGGATCGTTGCCGCCAATATATTCCTCTCGGTTTTGCTTCGATATTTCTTTAGCATATCAATACCAGACAGCTACGATTTTGGCCGTATGCTTCTCGGGATTTTAATATTCTGGGGCATCGCCGCGACGAGTTATCGCGGAGCGCATATCACCGTCGATTTAATCTGGGACTTCGCCGCTCCGCGAAACAAGCGCCGCATTGATATCTTCGCCACTGTGGTTTTGCTGTTTGTCGTTTTGGTTCAGACAATAATGCTGTTCGACAAGGTGATTACCACCAAAATCCAGAACATTTTGACTTATGATTTGCAATTACCGACATGGCCGTTCTTTGCCATTGCCTGGCTCGGCGACGTGTCGGCAGTAATTTTGATAGCCATACGGACTTATCGCCTGATTTTCTATCCAACTCAGACCCAGCAACACGATAACTCTGAATCAACGGATAGTCGCTGA
- a CDS encoding TRAP transporter substrate-binding protein: protein MMIRITSYKLSGLAGAIALFLGATTSSAQSQEKSVHLKISLFVPPAHPLVPSAKEWAESLKKASGGSITATIFPAEQLGKAFDQYDMASNGIADVALVSPGYQPGRFPIINAAQLPFMVANAEGGSAAVDEWYRKYAPREMSDTHFCMAFVHDPGTLHSRKKIVLPGDVRGLKVRPAQQAIGELITTLGGTNIQASAPESRDALERGVADAITFPWNSIFLFGIDKVAKHTLDVPLYTTSYTWSLNKAAYDRASPQQKRAIDEHCTAQWAVKISHAWTVFEEEGRQKMRKASGHEITELTPDQLKQWQDAAAPLRTNWANSVRAKGFDPDEVLAELKQKLSDRKATY from the coding sequence ATGATGATCAGAATTACGAGTTACAAGCTTTCCGGCCTTGCTGGCGCAATAGCCTTGTTTCTGGGCGCGACTACCTCGTCCGCCCAATCGCAGGAAAAATCCGTCCATCTGAAGATTTCGCTGTTCGTCCCGCCTGCGCATCCGCTCGTCCCATCGGCCAAAGAATGGGCTGAAAGCCTTAAGAAGGCGTCCGGCGGGTCGATCACAGCAACCATTTTCCCCGCAGAGCAGCTCGGCAAGGCTTTCGATCAATACGACATGGCGAGCAATGGTATCGCAGACGTGGCGCTCGTAAGCCCTGGTTATCAGCCAGGACGCTTTCCAATCATCAACGCTGCCCAGTTGCCCTTCATGGTAGCAAACGCGGAAGGAGGCTCTGCCGCTGTCGACGAATGGTATCGCAAGTATGCGCCCCGGGAGATGAGCGACACGCATTTCTGTATGGCATTCGTCCACGATCCCGGCACGCTGCACTCGCGCAAGAAAATTGTTCTGCCCGGAGATGTGCGCGGCCTGAAGGTGCGTCCGGCCCAGCAAGCAATTGGCGAATTGATCACGACGCTTGGCGGCACAAACATCCAGGCGTCGGCACCCGAGTCGCGGGACGCCCTTGAACGTGGTGTCGCAGACGCCATTACCTTTCCCTGGAATTCCATATTCTTGTTTGGAATCGACAAGGTCGCCAAACATACCCTGGACGTTCCCCTATACACGACGTCTTATACTTGGTCCCTGAACAAGGCCGCCTACGATCGGGCGTCTCCTCAGCAAAAAAGGGCGATCGACGAACACTGTACTGCACAGTGGGCCGTGAAAATCTCGCATGCCTGGACGGTTTTCGAGGAAGAGGGGCGCCAGAAGATGCGCAAGGCTTCAGGTCACGAAATTACTGAATTGACGCCCGATCAGTTAAAGCAATGGCAAGACGCCGCCGCCCCCCTTCGAACGAATTGGGCAAACTCCGTCCGGGCCAAGGGGTTCGATCCGGACGAAGTCCTGGCCGAACTCAAGCAAAAACTGTCGGACCGCAAAGCGACCTACTAA
- a CDS encoding 4-hydroxybenzoate 3-monooxygenase: MKTQVAIIGAGPAGLLLAQLLKCAGIESIVVESRSRAYIENRIRAGVIEAGTVDILREAGVAGGALKEGIVHEGTALRFEGQTHRLDLMELVGRGITIYPQHKLVADLVSARLGAGDPILFETPVVELSGIASDAPTVTVERNGARETIACRFVVGADGFHGPSRQALPSGDLRIWEQDYPYKWLALMVETPPPSHELIYAAHERGFTLMSMRSPTVSRIYAQVPMNVDAEAWSDDQVWSELDLRLRDGEPVPLREGAITQRSTIHLRSFVAAPMRHGSLFLAGDAAHIVPPTGAKGLNLAAADVAVLGDALKRYFGNGDRSGIDGYSDRCLRRVWQVQRFSAWITHALHVSDSPFEQALNLAALRHIVENRHAALSFAENYTGLPLN; this comes from the coding sequence ATGAAGACACAAGTCGCCATCATCGGCGCCGGTCCCGCCGGGTTGCTTCTTGCTCAGCTGCTGAAGTGTGCCGGCATCGAGAGCATCGTCGTCGAAAGCCGCAGCCGGGCCTATATCGAGAACCGGATCAGGGCTGGGGTCATCGAGGCCGGGACCGTCGACATCCTGCGCGAGGCCGGCGTCGCGGGCGGGGCGCTCAAGGAGGGCATCGTCCACGAGGGTACTGCTCTCCGCTTCGAGGGCCAAACTCATCGCCTCGATCTCATGGAACTGGTCGGCCGCGGTATCACGATCTATCCGCAGCACAAGCTCGTCGCCGATCTCGTGTCCGCGAGGCTAGGCGCCGGCGATCCGATTCTTTTCGAAACCCCTGTCGTCGAGCTGAGCGGCATAGCTTCGGATGCGCCTACGGTCACGGTCGAGCGGAATGGTGCACGCGAAACCATTGCGTGCCGTTTCGTCGTCGGTGCCGACGGCTTCCATGGCCCGAGCAGGCAGGCCCTGCCTTCCGGGGACCTGAGGATCTGGGAGCAGGACTATCCCTACAAGTGGCTCGCTCTCATGGTGGAAACGCCACCTCCTAGCCACGAGCTGATCTACGCGGCACACGAACGCGGTTTCACGCTGATGTCGATGCGCTCCCCGACCGTCAGTCGCATCTACGCTCAGGTGCCGATGAATGTGGATGCGGAAGCGTGGTCGGACGACCAGGTCTGGTCGGAGCTCGATCTCAGGTTGCGCGACGGCGAACCGGTGCCTCTACGCGAGGGAGCGATCACCCAGCGCTCGACCATCCATCTACGCAGTTTCGTCGCTGCGCCGATGCGGCATGGCAGCTTGTTCCTCGCAGGTGACGCCGCCCATATCGTGCCGCCGACCGGAGCAAAGGGGCTCAATCTGGCTGCCGCAGACGTCGCGGTGCTAGGCGACGCGCTGAAGCGGTATTTCGGAAATGGCGACCGATCGGGCATCGACGGCTATTCCGACAGATGCCTGCGTCGCGTCTGGCAGGTGCAGCGCTTCTCGGCATGGATCACCCATGCCCTTCATGTGTCGGACAGTCCTTTCGAGCAAGCGCTTAACCTCGCGGCTCTCAGGCACATCGTGGAAAACCGGCATGCGGCTTTGTCCTTCGCGGAAAACTACACGGGGCTTCCGCTGAACTGA
- a CDS encoding TRAP transporter large permease yields the protein MSQDLIAVLSFVVLFALMLLRVPVGMAMGLVGVAGFGLITGFGPALKLVGQTSMRTVTDYTFGVIPMFLLMGAFVTNSGMSRELFRAANTFIGHLRGGLGFATIIACAGFAAISGSSVATAATFSTVAYPEMRRAQYPRSIAAGTIAAGGTLGAMFPPSTVLVVYGIITEQDIAKLFMAGVVPGLLAVGMYLITIALIGVVRPELVPAGARSDGSARLAAVKGVWAPLLLFFFVMGGLYGGLFTPTEAGGMGASGAFIIGVVSGKLPRKAILASLLQATRTAAAVFTVLIGALLFGYFLTITGTPQRITEFLTGLGFARYTILLLILLMYLLLGCLMDAMAMIILTVPIIFPVIVALGFDPIWFGVIIVMTVELGLIHPPVGMNVFVIKSVIQDISFSTIFRGVAPFIITDLIRLAILVAFPVIAIWLPSRM from the coding sequence ATGTCCCAAGATTTGATTGCCGTCTTGAGTTTTGTCGTGTTGTTCGCCCTGATGCTTCTTCGCGTGCCAGTCGGGATGGCGATGGGGCTTGTGGGCGTTGCAGGCTTTGGCCTGATCACAGGCTTCGGGCCAGCGTTGAAGCTGGTTGGCCAAACGTCGATGCGCACAGTCACGGACTACACGTTCGGCGTCATCCCCATGTTCCTGCTCATGGGCGCCTTCGTTACCAACTCAGGCATGAGCCGGGAACTGTTCCGCGCGGCGAACACCTTCATTGGCCATCTGCGCGGTGGACTTGGCTTTGCGACAATCATCGCATGTGCGGGCTTCGCGGCCATCTCGGGGTCATCGGTCGCAACCGCCGCAACCTTCTCGACCGTCGCCTATCCCGAGATGCGGCGAGCGCAATATCCTCGGTCCATCGCCGCCGGCACCATAGCTGCGGGCGGGACGCTTGGGGCGATGTTCCCACCTTCGACCGTGTTGGTGGTTTACGGCATCATTACCGAACAGGACATCGCAAAGCTATTCATGGCTGGCGTCGTGCCCGGCCTCCTGGCCGTGGGAATGTATCTAATCACAATCGCATTGATCGGCGTAGTCCGACCGGAACTCGTGCCGGCGGGTGCGCGAAGCGACGGTTCAGCGCGTCTGGCCGCGGTCAAGGGCGTCTGGGCCCCTTTGTTGCTCTTCTTCTTCGTGATGGGAGGTCTCTACGGGGGATTGTTCACCCCGACGGAGGCCGGCGGCATGGGAGCGAGCGGTGCCTTCATCATCGGTGTCGTAAGCGGAAAGCTACCGCGAAAGGCGATCCTTGCGTCACTCCTGCAAGCGACCCGCACGGCGGCGGCCGTGTTCACCGTTCTGATCGGCGCGCTTCTGTTTGGCTACTTTCTCACGATCACCGGAACACCGCAGCGGATCACCGAATTCCTCACAGGGCTCGGGTTCGCTCGCTACACGATCCTGTTGCTGATCCTTCTCATGTACCTCTTGCTCGGCTGCCTTATGGACGCCATGGCCATGATCATTCTGACGGTGCCGATCATTTTTCCCGTGATCGTCGCGTTGGGGTTCGACCCGATCTGGTTTGGTGTCATCATCGTGATGACGGTGGAATTGGGTCTCATCCATCCCCCGGTCGGCATGAACGTCTTCGTCATCAAGAGCGTCATCCAGGACATCAGCTTTTCGACGATCTTCCGGGGCGTTGCACCATTCATCATCACCGACCTGATCCGCTTGGCGATCCTCGTCGCCTTCCCGGTGATCGCAATATGGCTTCCGAGCCGAATGTAG
- a CDS encoding methylenetetrahydrofolate reductase, translated as MTDSYLQPARSYGTLGSLIEGFSLEMTARDADVLSEAVGDLPAATRIAVTYLPGEEMAARVAAAASIRNYGHIPVPHISARRLTSVLELESFLDRLSIEASIDRAFVVGGDLRAPAGPYPDAKSVIASGLLAKYGLSRIGVAGYPEGHPSISEHDLMLDLRTKLAMLRDLGHEGVVNTQFSFDAGAILQWLEALRNDGVTATVRVGIPGPTTVKSLLRFAARCGVGASTAVLQKYGISLTKLLSPVGPDRLLAELGARLNAERHGDVRLHFYPFGGLAGTARWAKTLVR; from the coding sequence ATGACCGACTCCTATCTTCAGCCCGCTCGAAGCTACGGCACGCTGGGCAGCCTGATCGAAGGCTTCTCGCTGGAAATGACGGCGCGAGACGCGGACGTGCTCTCCGAGGCCGTCGGCGACTTGCCGGCCGCCACGCGGATCGCCGTGACCTATCTGCCCGGCGAAGAGATGGCCGCGCGCGTGGCTGCCGCAGCATCGATCCGGAACTATGGCCACATACCCGTCCCGCACATCTCGGCCCGCCGGCTCACCAGCGTCCTGGAGCTGGAGAGTTTCCTGGACCGGCTTTCCATCGAAGCGTCCATTGATCGCGCCTTCGTCGTCGGCGGGGATCTGCGCGCGCCTGCAGGTCCCTATCCCGATGCGAAGTCCGTGATCGCATCGGGCTTGCTGGCGAAGTACGGCTTGTCGAGAATTGGTGTCGCCGGGTATCCCGAGGGGCATCCGTCCATATCGGAGCACGATCTGATGCTCGATTTGCGCACGAAACTCGCGATGTTGCGCGATCTGGGCCACGAAGGCGTCGTGAACACCCAATTCTCGTTCGATGCCGGGGCCATCCTGCAGTGGCTCGAAGCGCTCCGAAACGACGGCGTGACGGCCACGGTTCGGGTGGGCATCCCCGGCCCGACGACAGTGAAATCGCTCTTGCGTTTCGCGGCGCGGTGCGGCGTCGGGGCATCCACTGCGGTGCTGCAGAAATACGGCATATCGCTGACGAAGCTACTGTCGCCGGTCGGCCCGGATCGACTGCTTGCAGAGCTCGGCGCGCGGCTCAACGCTGAAAGGCACGGCGACGTGAGGTTGCATTTCTATCCATTCGGCGGGCTGGCTGGGACTGCACGCTGGGCGAAAACGCTCGTCCGCTGA
- a CDS encoding MarR family winged helix-turn-helix transcriptional regulator, translating to MPEAPRPPATNVRGTKMSQENDEYFVPAVFREVVGFHLRIAQEASFEAFGVMAGKANLKPGWYALLTILNEAGSMTPSELSRHCGRDRSTLTSTLKALAARGLIQRERKSEDQRSYEVRLTAIGCDIQRRLHAIAIDHERHLDEILGQDKAMLLAILRRIASRV from the coding sequence ATGCCCGAAGCGCCCCGCCCGCCAGCCACGAATGTCCGCGGGACCAAAATGTCCCAGGAGAATGACGAATATTTCGTTCCGGCAGTCTTTAGGGAGGTCGTGGGGTTTCATTTGCGGATCGCACAGGAGGCGTCGTTCGAGGCGTTCGGTGTGATGGCGGGAAAGGCCAATCTGAAGCCAGGTTGGTACGCTTTGCTGACTATATTAAACGAGGCGGGATCCATGACGCCAAGTGAACTCAGCAGACATTGTGGACGTGACCGCTCGACTTTGACTTCGACGCTGAAAGCACTTGCCGCGCGGGGACTCATTCAACGGGAGCGTAAATCGGAAGATCAACGCAGCTATGAAGTCCGACTTACTGCGATAGGCTGCGATATTCAACGCCGCTTGCATGCGATCGCCATAGACCACGAGCGTCACCTCGATGAAATACTTGGACAGGACAAAGCCATGCTGCTGGCGATTTTGCGCAGGATCGCGTCGCGCGTCTAG
- a CDS encoding ABC transporter substrate-binding protein, whose product MKIRTLFLALASASLPALAPAAELKIGFVTSVTGSQAPVARDMIDAFNLSIKNLGGKIAGNDVKVIVADDQEKPDVARQAAERLVERERVDLVTGPIITNMLLAAAKPVSDAKRLLVSINSGPSDFAGEKCSPNFFVLGFENQTIGRATGMAAKELGFSKIAMMGWNTPGARDLAAGFKQAFPGTVVKEIYTPPSQQDFAAEITSLKALDVDGLYYFYPSQVGVNFLKQLTQVGYAMDRVVGSYLALDHIMLTQVGPEVAGTNVVSLWTEQLDNPENKRFVTSFREAYGRTPSAFAAQAYDLPVLLDAALRRNGGKTEMNALRAAMKTTPFPSVRGAFSFASNQFPIQNFYVTKIERSSTGLSYAVRTTLPNLKDELAEKCPIKD is encoded by the coding sequence TTGAAGATCAGGACCCTGTTCCTCGCACTGGCATCGGCGTCATTGCCCGCGCTGGCGCCCGCCGCCGAGCTCAAGATCGGTTTTGTCACGAGCGTGACCGGCTCTCAGGCGCCTGTCGCCCGCGATATGATCGACGCCTTCAACCTCAGCATTAAAAATCTGGGCGGGAAGATCGCCGGCAACGACGTGAAAGTGATCGTCGCGGACGATCAGGAGAAGCCCGACGTCGCTCGGCAGGCTGCGGAACGGCTTGTCGAACGGGAGCGCGTCGATCTCGTCACGGGTCCAATCATCACGAATATGCTCCTGGCCGCCGCTAAGCCGGTCAGCGATGCCAAGCGTCTCCTCGTCAGCATCAACTCCGGACCTTCCGATTTTGCCGGAGAGAAGTGCAGTCCCAATTTCTTCGTCCTGGGCTTCGAGAACCAGACCATTGGCCGGGCCACCGGCATGGCGGCGAAGGAGCTCGGATTCTCGAAAATCGCCATGATGGGGTGGAACACGCCCGGCGCGCGCGACCTCGCGGCAGGTTTCAAGCAGGCCTTTCCCGGCACGGTCGTCAAGGAGATCTACACGCCACCGTCCCAGCAGGACTTCGCCGCGGAGATCACCTCCCTCAAAGCCCTGGACGTCGATGGGCTCTATTATTTCTACCCCAGCCAGGTCGGGGTGAACTTTCTGAAGCAGCTCACCCAGGTCGGTTACGCCATGGATCGGGTGGTCGGATCCTATCTGGCGCTTGATCACATCATGTTGACGCAGGTCGGACCAGAGGTTGCAGGGACCAACGTCGTCAGCCTGTGGACCGAACAGCTCGACAATCCTGAAAACAAGCGTTTCGTCACCTCCTTCCGCGAGGCATATGGTCGGACGCCGAGCGCCTTTGCGGCCCAAGCCTACGACCTCCCCGTCTTGCTTGATGCCGCCTTGCGACGCAACGGCGGCAAGACCGAGATGAACGCCCTCCGGGCGGCGATGAAGACGACGCCCTTCCCGTCCGTGCGAGGAGCATTCAGCTTCGCCTCGAACCAGTTTCCCATCCAGAACTTCTACGTCACGAAGATCGAGCGATCGAGCACGGGATTGAGCTACGCGGTGAGGACCACATTGCCCAACCTCAAGGACGAGTTGGCCGAGAAATGTCCGATCAAGGATTGA
- a CDS encoding ABC transporter permease gives MTLPLLIEQMLNGLQSGVMLFLIASGLTLVLGIMNFVNLAHGSFYMIGAFAAVSFQLWTGSFVFAAVAACLCAAVAGLAVEYVCARRLYARSHLDQVLVTFGLIYLFNESMRLIFGPQPLASPIPPLLNGSVTLLPGLQYPLFRLTVIGVGLVVAAGMSFVVMRTRLGMLIRAGASDRGMIAVLGVNITWLYSLVFAFGAALAALAGLMSGPLYSVNVGMGESILIMALVVIVVGGIGSLKGAFYAAIVIGLIDTLGRLFLPSAIATIAIYIFMAGVLFVRPQGLFAASAPPQVEARDNGNRVTILWSLSKSRQRVTASVVGLCMIALALVPTLSTWLDDPFLLRLFLRIVIFALMVLSLDLVAGFGGLVSFGHAAFVGTGAYAVAILGWHLDHGEPLALGPIVLAGTHDALVAWPLAIASAAAMALVIGAIALRTSGLYFIMSTLAFAQMLFYLASTPSIYGGEDGLQISQRSTLPLIDLGNRPTLYYLALGLLALCLLLCWRLVNSRFGMIVQACRQNERRVRALGVRTYLYKLLLFVISGVIAGVAGVLLANAELLVSPADLSWTRSGSILIMAIFGGLGTLFGSVVGAATYLMLEFTLSEWTQHWQIVFGPMLIVFVLLARRGLFGLALGRGGNT, from the coding sequence ATGACACTGCCACTCCTTATCGAACAGATGCTCAACGGCCTCCAGTCCGGCGTGATGCTGTTCCTGATTGCGTCGGGCCTGACCCTGGTCCTTGGCATCATGAATTTCGTCAACTTGGCGCACGGCTCGTTCTACATGATCGGGGCCTTCGCGGCCGTATCGTTCCAGCTCTGGACGGGATCGTTCGTCTTTGCCGCGGTGGCGGCTTGTCTTTGCGCCGCCGTTGCAGGCTTGGCTGTCGAGTATGTCTGTGCCAGGCGGCTCTATGCGCGTAGCCATCTCGATCAGGTGCTGGTGACATTCGGACTCATCTACCTCTTCAACGAGTCCATGCGACTGATTTTCGGTCCCCAACCGCTCGCGTCACCGATCCCGCCACTGCTCAATGGGAGCGTGACGCTGCTGCCAGGGCTCCAATATCCGCTGTTTCGCCTGACCGTGATCGGCGTAGGGCTCGTTGTGGCAGCGGGAATGTCGTTCGTCGTGATGCGGACGCGCCTGGGGATGCTCATCAGGGCCGGCGCCTCGGATCGCGGGATGATCGCGGTTCTCGGCGTGAACATCACGTGGCTTTATTCTCTCGTATTCGCGTTCGGCGCGGCACTGGCTGCTCTGGCTGGCCTGATGTCGGGGCCGCTCTACTCCGTCAACGTCGGGATGGGAGAGAGCATCCTCATCATGGCGCTCGTCGTGATCGTGGTCGGCGGAATCGGCTCCCTCAAGGGCGCCTTCTACGCTGCGATCGTCATCGGCCTCATCGACACGCTCGGCCGCCTTTTCCTGCCGTCCGCCATCGCGACGATCGCAATCTACATCTTCATGGCCGGGGTTCTGTTCGTCAGGCCACAAGGCCTTTTCGCGGCGTCGGCTCCGCCGCAGGTCGAGGCTCGCGACAACGGAAACCGGGTCACGATCCTGTGGTCGCTCTCCAAGTCGCGGCAACGTGTGACAGCGTCGGTCGTGGGACTGTGCATGATCGCGCTCGCGCTCGTGCCGACGCTCTCGACCTGGCTCGACGACCCATTCCTTCTGAGGCTGTTCCTGCGGATCGTCATATTCGCGCTGATGGTACTGAGCCTCGATCTCGTCGCGGGATTCGGCGGCCTGGTCAGCTTCGGCCATGCCGCATTCGTCGGTACGGGCGCCTATGCCGTCGCGATCCTCGGCTGGCACCTCGACCACGGCGAGCCCTTGGCGTTGGGGCCGATCGTGCTGGCAGGCACGCACGACGCGCTGGTCGCCTGGCCGCTGGCGATCGCGAGCGCGGCGGCGATGGCGCTGGTGATCGGGGCCATCGCGCTCAGGACGAGCGGTCTCTACTTCATCATGAGCACGCTCGCCTTCGCTCAGATGTTGTTTTATCTCGCCAGCACCCCCAGCATATACGGAGGCGAGGACGGCCTGCAGATCTCGCAACGCTCAACCCTGCCGCTCATCGACCTCGGAAACCGGCCAACGCTGTATTACCTCGCGCTTGGTCTGTTGGCGCTGTGCCTCCTGCTATGCTGGCGTCTGGTCAACTCGCGCTTCGGCATGATCGTGCAGGCCTGCAGGCAAAACGAAAGGCGGGTGAGAGCGCTTGGCGTCAGAACCTACCTCTACAAGCTGCTTCTTTTCGTGATATCCGGCGTGATCGCGGGCGTCGCCGGCGTGCTGCTGGCCAACGCCGAGCTGCTGGTCAGCCCGGCCGACCTGTCATGGACCCGCTCGGGCAGCATCCTGATCATGGCCATCTTCGGCGGGCTGGGGACGCTGTTTGGCTCCGTCGTGGGGGCGGCGACCTATCTGATGCTGGAATTCACCCTGAGCGAATGGACGCAGCATTGGCAGATCGTGTTCGGCCCGATGCTCATCGTCTTCGTCCTGCTTGCGCGACGCGGGCTCTTCGGATTGGCGCTGGGGCGGGGTGGCAATACATGA
- a CDS encoding aminomethyl transferase family protein, which produces MNQVTGQPSLEEFLKGIPDLVDYFYNDTTAPHSKDRSGLTPVPAEFGNWVDEQKAWRDGAVLFDQSHHMPEMFLKGPDAFRMLNGIGINSFDKFVPGKAKQFVACNHDGHMIGECVLFYLAENSFELVSGMHMQNWVEYHATTGGYDVTVERDLPTSVNPRGRTQFRFGLDGPASDEIFAAVVEGPVPNIPFFNFARVRIAGCDVLALRHGMAGGRGVELAGHIADGPKVREALLNAGATLGLRPGGTSAYFSGNTEGGWMPYPLPAVYTGTGLKAYREWLPASSWETSSQLGGSFRAKRIEDYYVTPWDMGYDRILKFDHDFIGGEALQRATEGPRRTAVTLVWNVDDVVEIFRSQLEDELPYKQLRFPMASYSFQQNDEVRDTSGELIGLSNFCGYSANERKIMSLANIARDKATPGLDVTVTWGEPDGGSRKRHVERHRQKIVRAQVAPWPYAMASQRRQT; this is translated from the coding sequence ATGAACCAAGTCACGGGACAGCCGTCGCTCGAGGAATTTCTGAAGGGCATCCCCGATCTCGTCGATTACTTCTACAACGACACCACCGCACCCCACAGCAAGGACCGCTCGGGCCTTACGCCGGTGCCGGCCGAGTTCGGCAACTGGGTCGATGAGCAGAAGGCCTGGCGCGACGGTGCGGTCCTGTTCGACCAGTCGCATCACATGCCGGAGATGTTCCTCAAGGGACCGGACGCCTTTCGAATGCTCAACGGCATCGGAATCAACAGCTTCGACAAGTTCGTACCGGGCAAGGCCAAGCAATTCGTCGCGTGCAATCATGACGGACACATGATCGGCGAGTGCGTCTTGTTCTATCTGGCCGAGAATAGCTTCGAGCTGGTCAGCGGCATGCACATGCAGAACTGGGTCGAGTACCACGCCACGACCGGCGGCTACGACGTGACCGTCGAGCGAGACCTTCCCACCTCGGTTAACCCGCGCGGCCGCACCCAGTTTCGCTTCGGCCTGGATGGACCTGCGTCGGACGAGATCTTCGCCGCCGTCGTCGAGGGGCCGGTGCCGAACATCCCCTTCTTCAATTTCGCCCGGGTCAGGATCGCGGGTTGTGACGTGTTGGCCCTGCGGCACGGCATGGCCGGTGGCCGTGGCGTCGAGCTGGCGGGCCATATCGCGGACGGCCCCAAGGTGCGAGAGGCCTTGCTCAACGCGGGCGCTACGCTCGGACTGCGGCCCGGCGGGACCTCCGCATATTTCAGCGGCAACACGGAAGGCGGCTGGATGCCCTATCCGCTGCCAGCCGTCTATACTGGCACCGGGCTCAAGGCCTACCGCGAGTGGCTGCCTGCAAGCTCGTGGGAGACCAGCTCTCAACTCGGGGGCAGTTTTCGCGCCAAAAGGATCGAGGACTATTACGTCACGCCCTGGGACATGGGCTACGATCGGATCCTGAAGTTCGATCACGATTTCATCGGTGGCGAGGCGCTCCAGCGCGCGACCGAAGGCCCGCGTCGGACGGCCGTGACCCTGGTCTGGAACGTGGACGACGTTGTCGAGATCTTTCGGTCCCAGCTCGAAGACGAGTTGCCTTACAAGCAGCTTCGCTTCCCGATGGCTTCCTACAGTTTCCAGCAAAACGACGAGGTCCGCGACACGAGCGGCGAACTGATCGGCCTCTCGAATTTTTGCGGATACAGCGCCAACGAGCGAAAAATAATGTCGCTCGCCAACATCGCACGCGACAAGGCGACGCCGGGGCTGGACGTCACGGTGACCTGGGGCGAACCCGACGGCGGGTCACGCAAGCGCCACGTCGAGCGGCATCGGCAAAAGATAGTTCGTGCGCAAGTCGCGCCTTGGCCATACGCAATGGCCTCCCAGCGCCGTCAGACGTGA